ATGTAGGTATAATAACGATTATTGGATTTTAATGTAATCCGTAACATCCGATAAATCAGCAGGAGGTAGAGGCCAATCAAGACTGTCCCACCAATAAAACCAAAATCCTCACCGATAACTGTAAAAATCATATCACTTTCACGAACCGGAATGAGCAGATTTGTTTTATTGAACCCTAGACCTTTCAGACCACCGCTACCGATAGCAATCAAACTTTGTGCTTGTTGGTAGGTTGTTGACTGGGCGTGTTTAAAGGGGTCTAACCAAGCTGAAATACGGTTGATTTTATAGGTGTCCATTCCCATATTATGCAGGAAGGTTGTCCCACCTGGCGATACAAAAATCAGCATAAAGCCTGCAACCAGTACCAAGATGGTCACAGCTGTCGGTAGGAGAATTTTCCATGACACCCCCGACAGGAGAAGCATCCCGCTGAAGATGGCCACGAATACCAAAGAAGTTCCCAAGTCACTCTGCAAGGCCAGTAGCACCAAAACAGGAAGAGTAAAGAGAGACATATAACCAATCAGCATAAAATCTTCTCGAAGACCTCGTTCAGTATGATGCTTATGGAAGGTGACAATAACCCTTGCAATCATGACAATATAGGATATTTTCATAAATTCCGACGGCTGAAAGAGGGTCATTCCTCCAATGGTTACCCAGTTTTTCGCACCTGTCGAAGCCACCAAGTCGGGACTATAGAAGAACAGGGGAAGGACCATCAATCCTAGGCCAAGTACATATAAAAATGGAGTTATCTGCCAGAGAAATTTGGTCGAAAAGAACATCACCAGGAATGCTGCTCCGATTCCAATACCTATCCAGGCAATTTGTTGCCCCACCATTTGTAGGACGCTATCTGGATAGTCCTGGCTCACTGCAATAAAAAGAGCTAAGATGCCTACAACCAATAAAAAAAAGACTGGTAAAATGAGAGAGTAGTCAATTCGACTATCTATCGTTCCTCTGTATTTCATAGATTACCTCATACTTTCGTTTCTAAGAACTGGCATTCACAAGTAAAGTGCTAAACTGTGAATACAGCACTAAATATAGCTTTTAACATTATAGCAAAAAAAACGAAAAGGCTCTAGCAGGAAGAAAAAATCATCTGGTCAACACACTAAAAACTCGAACATTTATCTACAATGTATACTAAGACAAATGGCAATCATTTTGGCAATCACGCACGAAAACATACTAAGATTAGTAGTGAGGAAATCTCCGACGGGAGAAAGTACTCACTACTTTTTCTTTATGATAAAGTAGAGGTGTCTTGTTAAGTCGTAGGGCTTTTTGACGCTAGACGTCGCAACAAAAACTGGCAAGACACCTGTTTTAGAAAGAATGTTATCAAAGTATGTGGGACGCCAGACGTCGAGTATTGAAAATGACATCACTAAAACAAGGAATCATTCAAGACCAAGAGGTAATATCATGCGTGCAGTTTTTGGGATTGATGTGAGTAAGGCCAGTTCAGAAGTGACCATTCTAGTCAATAGTGAGAAAGTTCATGGCTATACCATGTCCAATGACGCCATCGGCTTTGCTCGGCTACTTGGCGATTTGAAAACCGTCCATAAGCCAGAAATCATCTTTGAAGCAACAGGTGTCTACTCTCGTCGTCTTCAAGCTTTTCTGGATGAACATAGCTACGCTTATACACGGCTTAATCCCTTAGAAGCTAAGAAGCAACTGGATAGCTTGCGTGTGCGGAAAACAGATCAAATTGACGCCGAAAAACTGGCTCAATCTCAATTTGTACTGAATCGTAAACCCACTTATGTCCAAGAAGAAGTCTACCAAAACTTGCGGGATCTCAGCCGTTTCTATCAGAATCTGACCGAGGATATTGTTCGAGCTAAAAACCGTCTGCACAAGGTCTTACAAGTCACTTTTCCTGAATTGGAAACTATCTTATCAACACCATCTGGCGAGCAATACTGGAACCTGGTCATAGCTTTTCCTTGCAAGGACTTCGTTCTTGAGTTAAGCAAGGACGAACTCTCAGAGAGCATTCGTCAGTCCACCTCAAAACGGATTTCGGACAAGCGTGTGGCGTACTTAGCAGAGAAACTTACAGCACTAGCTAATCAATCGTATTGTGCCGTCAAGAAAACCTCTCCAATGCTGGAAGAGGTTCATTACTATGCAAAAGAATTGCTTCGGCTTTCTGAACAGAGACAAACTGTCCTAGACCAAATGGTGGAACTAGCTCAGCCATTACCTGAATATGACATTCTGCTCTCTATTCCTGGAATAGCTGAGACGACTGCGACAAGTATTATTGGTGAACTGGGAGATATTCGCCGTTTTCAGTCTACCAATCAAATCAATGCCTTTATCGGTATTGACCTGAGACACTATGAATCGGGTAACTTTTTAGCTAAGGAACACATTACCAAGCGTGGCAATCCCTACGCTAGAAAGATTCTGTTCAAATGTATTCACAATATCGCTTCAGCTAGTCACACCAATCCTTGCCATATCGCCGACTTTTATGAGAAACGAAAAAGACAATCGCAAACGACTTCTACGAAGCCACACACGATTGCCTCCATACATCGTCTCATTCGGACAATGTATTACCTCATAACGCATAACAAACTTTACGATTACACTTTAACCCAAAGTCAGTAAGATTGTTTATGCAATATTATTGTAACACCTTATCAAAAATTTTCAACATAAGGTGTTAATTTCGTGTACTCTTTTTTACACGAAACTTTAGTCCAAAAGAAAACAATTTCCTTATTTTGACTATTGAACTCAACATATTTTTCATCAAATACCTTGATAGACTTGACAAATGGTAGAAAAAAGCCCTCTCCAATTTCTTGGAAAAGGCTTTGTATCAACATTTCTGTAATGTAAATATGGTTTCTTATTTGAGACCGTATTTTTTGTTGAAACGATCCACACGTCCATCTGCTTGAGTGAACTTTTGACGTCCAGTATAGAATGGGTGTGAGTCTGATGAAATTTCCACACGGATCAATGGGTAAGTTTCACCTTCGAATTCTACAGTTTCGCTAGTTTTCTTAGTTGAACCACTAAGGAACTTGTAGCCAGTAGTTGTGTCCATGAAGACAACAGTGCGATATTCTGGATGGATATCTTTTTTCATTTTAAAAATTCCTTTCTGCCATGGTCTCTTTCCGAGCCATAGATTATAACCATTTAAGTTTACCAAAACTTTTTTCTTCTGGCAAGTCTTTTTACCGATTTTTCAAAGATTTTTAACAGATTATAGGACAGAGGCTCCAGAAGCAAGATCAGAAGTCACTCTTGCCCCAAATCCACCTCTGGATGGGCTCCCCAAACTATCTGAGATTCGCTCCCTACCTGCCAGTATTTTTTCTGTAAGTCCTGAGGTCACAAATATCTTCCCATCGAGACCTATCAAGACCGCCTCAAGACCATCCGTCTCTTCGACTTCTTTCAAAGTCTGATTTATGGTTTGACCGAACAGTCTGGTCGTCCAAATCTCCCCATCGACAGAGTTTTTTGACACAATGCTCACACTGGCAAGCGGACTTTGGATAGGATAACCCGTTTGAGAACTTAAAATGTGATGATAGGTCTGACCATCTACCGTGAGGCTACGTTCGTAAATACCAGAGGTGACAACCGACTCTTCGCCTATCTTGAGGACGAGGGCATTTTCTCCACGCGCTTTCTGAGGATCCTGAATACCAATTCTCCAATGGCCATCTGGATTATGCGGAGCTTGTCCAAACGTCAAGACATTGCCTCCCAGGTTAATCAGCCCAGCCTCCACACCTATTCTTTTCAAGAAGTCAACAATCTTATCTGCTACATATCCTTTAGCAAGAGCACCCAGATCAATGGCCATGCCTTCTTTTTTTAGATAGACCGTCTGCTCTTGGTCATATAATTCAATGTCCCTTGGATTGATGAGTTGGAGTTTTTCACTGATCATTTCTTGAGTTGGAAGTTTAGCATCGCTAAATCCAATCCGCCAGCTTTGCACAAGTGGACCGATGGTAATATTCAAAAAAGATCCCTGAGCCAGACTGTGTTCTTTGCCCAATTTAATCAATTCATACAGGTCATCGGCAACAGGAACTGCTTGAACACCAGCGTTTAGATTGACCTCCATCAATTCTGACGTCAAATCATTGGCAGAGAATCTGTCCTTATATAGATAGAGCAACTCTTCAACCTGATCTAAAATTGGTTCTGCATCTGGGTGCCAAATTTTAGTTTCTATGATGGTTCCCATTAGACGAAGGGAACGGCTACTTGCTTGCATTCCTCACAACCTCTTGAATTTCTTGATAGATTTGCTCATTTTCGGAAAGGGAATAAGAGTTAGCACCGCTGGCTAGTGGGTGGCCACCGCCATCGTGGCGCTTGGCAATCTCGTTTATCGGAATGTACTTGCTGCGTAAACGAACCCTGTAATTTCCGTCAGTTTGTTCCACAAAAATCCCCCAAGATTGTACAGTGCCAATCCGTCCTGGAGCTCCAACGATAAATGATGTATCCGCATCGGTCACCCCGTATTTTTTGAGAATGTCCTGTGTCAAAATGACCCGTGCTGCACCGTGCTCATCAACTTCCAAGTTGTCGTAAACGTAACCTGTCAGCTTGGCAATCTTGAAATCAATGGTATCCATCTGGCGAGACATCCTTGCAAAGTCAAAATCTTCCTGACGAAGGCGGGCAACAATTTCAAAAGTGCGTGAGCTAGTCGCCGGATAAAGAAAACGTCCCGTATCGCCAACAATACCAGCATATAGCAGTCGAGCAGTTTCCCCATCCAATTCCAACTGGCTTTGAAGGCCCAATTCTGCAATCATTTCACTGCATGAGCTAGCCTCAGTATTGACCCAGAGCAGGTCACCATAAGGCTCTTCATTTGGATGGTGGTCGATTTTTATCAGGAATTCACCCTGAGTGTAGCGGTCATCATCCACACGGGCTGTATTGGCAGTATCCGTTACGATAACCAAGGCCCCTTGATAATCTTGGTCGGAAACCTGATCCATTTCTGCCATCCAAGCAAGATTCGGCTCATTGAAACCGGTCACCTTAATGGTTTTTTCAGGAAAATTCTTCTGCAAGAGCTTCTGTAAGCCAACCTGACTACCGATAGCATCTGGATCTGGTCGTTGGTGACGATGAATGATAATAGTGTCATATTCGCGAATTTTTTCGATAATTGTACTGTAAATAGTCATAGCAACTCCTTTTCATCATTTTAGCATAAACTTCCCCTTTTGAAAATGATGGGAGTATGGTATAATGAGATTACTATGTAATTTGGAGGAAATTATGGCACTAGCAAAAATTGTTTACGCTAGTATGACTGGTAACACAGAAGAAATTGCTGATATCGTCGCCAGTAAGCTAGAAGAGTTGGGTTTGGAAGTACAGGTGCACGAATGTACGACCATTGAAACAGAAGAAATCTTGGATGCTGACTTAATTGTCGTAGCCAGCTACACTTATTCTTATGGTGGTGATGGTGAGCTTCCAGATGAAATCGTTGATTTCTATGCTGACCTAGCGGACTTGGATTTGACTGGTAAGGTGTACGGTGTTTGCGGTTCTGGTGATACCTTCTATGATGACTTCTGTAGTGCAGTAGATGACTTTGATGTCATGCTGGGTTCACGTGGTGCAGTCAAGGGGGCTGAAAATGTCAAGGTAGACCTTGCTGCTGAAGACGAGGATATCGTAAACCTAGAAAAATTTGCAACTGACCTTGCTGCCAAAGTAAATGAATAATCAAATCAACCAGTAACATCTGTTACTGGTTTTCTTAAAAGGAGAAAAAATGAATCTAGATCATATCCGGGAAAATATTAACGCTATTGACAGTCAATTAGTTGACTTGCTTGAACAACGCATGAAGCTAGTTGACCAAGTCACAGCCTTTAAGCGAGCAACTGGCAAACCTGTTTTGGACACTAGCAGAGAAAACGCTGTACTTGAACGAGTTGGAAACCTGGTTCAAAAGGACGACTACCGCTCAGCTATTCAAGCGACCTTTAGCGACATCATGGCCCAGTCCAGAGCCTATCAAGCTGGAAAACTAGCTAGCGATGACCAGTAAAGGTAAACAAATACTTCAACTCCTGCTCTTTTCCGTCCTCATGGGACTGTTAGCTGGACTGGTCACCACACTTTTTGGGAAAATTCTACTAGAGGTTGGAGACTTACGATCTGAATATTTTACTTTTCTAATCCCCTTTCTGCCACTTGCCGGGGTGGTGATTGTTTTCATTTATCAAAAATGGGGGAGGGAAGTCCAAGCAGGTATGGGCTTAGTCTTCAAAGCTGGACAAGGGGAGAAAGTGCAAATTTCTCCAGTCTTAGTACCGCTCATCATCTGCACGACCTGGCTCGGCCATCTTTTTGGGGCTTCCGTTGGTCGTGAAGGTGTGGCCGTTCAGCTTGGAGCTAGTCTTTCGCATTGGCTACGGAAACAAGGTTTTACAGGTTTGTCCAAGGATATAGTAACGAAGATGGGTATGGCAGCAGGTTTTGCTGGGCTCTTTCAAACGCCCTTGGCTGCCAGTTTCTTTGCTATTGAGGTCTTGATCGTTGGTCAATATGCTTGGAGAAATTTGGTCTATTGTTTAATAGCTGCCTTTACAGCCTCTACTACCTCACATTTATTGGGCTTGGAAAAATTTACTCATACCATTTCGGTCCCCACTTTCCAGTTTACAGATAGTTTCAAATGGATTTTTATTGCCCTATGCTTTGGGGTTATTGGTAATCTTTTTGCCTGGCTTTTAGAACAGGCAAAAAGGTATTCGTCTCGCTGGTTGCCAAATCCTTACATTAAAATAGCTATCCTGGGAGTTGGACTAAGCGTTATACTTTTCTTCTTCCATCAAGGTCGTTATGCTGGTTTGGGAACCAATTTGATTGATGCTAGTTTGGTTGGGGAGCATGTATTTGCTTATGACTGGCTACTCAAACTTCTGCTCACTTGCTTGTGTTTAGCTGCAGGTTTTCAAGGTGGTGAGGTCACTCCGCTCTTTGCTATTGGCGCTAGTTCTGGAGCTCTTTTAGCTGGATTACTTGGCCTACCAGTAGAACTTGTTGCAGCCCTTGGCTATTGTGCTGTGTTTGGCTCTGCAACCAATACCTTACTGACACCGATTTTAATCAGCTACGAGGTATTTGGTTGGAATATCATCCCCTATGCCATTCCAGTGCTTGCCCTAGCTTATCTTGTAAACAGAAAACAGACGATTTATGGACAGCAGATAAGAAAATTTTAAACACAAACATACTAAGATTAGTAGTGAAGAAATCTCCGACGGGAGAAAGTACTCACTACTTTTTCTTTATGATAAAGTAGAGGTGTCTTGTTAAGTCGTAGGGCTTTTTGACGCTAGACGTCGCATCAAAAACTGGCAAGGCACCTGTTTTAGAAAGAATGTTATCAAAGTATGTGGGACGCCTGACGTCGAGTATTGAAAATGACATCACTAAAACAAGGAATCATTCAAGACAAAGAGGTAATATCATGCGTGCAGTTTTTGGGATTGATGTGAGTAAGGCAAGTTCAGAAGTGGCCATTCTAGTCAATAGTGAGAAAGTTCATGGCTATACCATGTCCAATGACGCCATCGGCTTTGCTCGGCTACTTGGCGATTTGAAAACCGTCCATAAGCCAGAAATCATCTTTGAAGCAACAGGTGTCTATTCTCGTCGTCTTCAAGCTTTTCTGGATGAACATGGCTACGCTTATACACGGCTTAATCCCTTAGAAGCTAAGAAGCAACTGGATAGCTTGCGTGTGCGGAAAACAGATCAAATTGACGCCGAAAAACTGGCTCAATCTCAATTTGTGCTGAATCGTAAACCCACTTATGTCCAAGAAGAAGTCTACCAAAACTTGCGGGATCTCAGCCGTTTCTATCAGAATCTGACCGAGGACATTGTTCGAGCTAAAAACCGTCTGCACAAGGTCTTACAAGTCACTTTTCCTGAATTGGAAACTATCTTATCAACACCATCTGGCGAACAATACTGGAACCTAGTCATAGCTTTTCCTTGCAAGGACTTCGTGCTTGAGTTAAGCAAGGACGAACTCTCAGAGAGCATTCGTCAGTCCACCTCAAAACGGATTTCGGACAAGCGTGTGGCGTATTTAGCTGAGAAGTTGATAGCACTAGCTAATCAATCTTACTGTGCCGTCAAGAAAACCTCTCCAATACTAGAAGAGGTGCGTTACTATGCAAAAGAATTGCTTCGGCTTTCTGAACAGAGACAAACTGTCCTAGACCAAATGGTGGAACTAGCTCAGCCATTACCTGAATATGACATTCTGCTCTCTATTCCTGGAATAGCTGAGACTACTGCAACAAGTATTATTGGTGAACTGGGAGATATTCGCCGTTTTCAGTCTGCCAATCAAATCAATGCCTTTATCGGTATTGACCTGAGACACTATGAATCGGGTAACTTTTTAGCTAAGGAACACATTACCAAGCGTGGCAATCCCTACGCTAGAAAGATTCTGTTCAAATGCATTCACAATATCGCTTCAGCCAGTCACACCAATCCTTGCCATATCGCCGACTTTTATGAGAAACGAAAAAGACAATCGCAAACGACTTCTACAAAGCCACACACGATTGCCTCCATACATCGTCTCATTCGGACAATGTATTACCTCATAACGCATAACAAACTTTACGATTACACTTTAACCCAAAATCAGTAAGATTGTTTATGCTCTATCATTGTAACACCTTATCAAAAATTTTCAACATAAGGTGTTAATTTCGTGTACTCTTTTTTACACGAAACTTTAGTCCAAAAGAAAACAATTTCCTTATTTTGACTATTGAACTCAAAATATTTTTCATCAAATACCTTGATAGGCTTGACAAATGGTAGAAAAAGCCCTACACTCAAATTTTGGTCGAGGAGAGCGTAGGGTGGCGGATAGTCAGAAACCTGCTTTGCAGTAGGTCTCTTTACTATACCCATTTTATCAAATTTGAAGGGTAAATCAGTGGCATACTTTAGAAAAAGGGATAACGGATGGGAATACCGTATCTCCTATAAAGCCCCAGACGGCTCATATAAGCAGAAATCCAAGTCTGGATATAGAACCAAGGCGGAGGCTGTTCAGGCTGCCTCACAGGCTGAAATTGAGCTGTCCAATGGCATTGTGGAAGATAAGAACATTACCCTTGCGGAATACTTTGAAAAATGGATGGAAATCCACAAGAAGCCTCATGTTGGACCAGAAACGTTTGGTAAATATGAATACACCCTTAAACTGATTACTATATACTTTCACGAAACGAAACTTTCGAAAATAAACGCCACTTCTTATCAAAACATAATTAACGAATTAGCAAAATGTTATGTGAAAGAAAGTGTCAAAAGGTTCAATTCGCACATAAGGGCATCAATTAAAGTTGCTATCCATCAAGGGATTTTAAAAAAAGATTTTACCGAAATTGTTAAGATTTTCTCCGATGTCGAATCCAAGAAAGAGGAGGATAAATACATAGAGCTAGATGAATACGAACAATTAATCACAGATTATCGAAAGACAATCAAGTACCAGTCTCACTTCTTCCTGTACACTATCGGAAAAACTGGACTTCGTTTCTCGGAAGCAGCAGGCATTACAGAGCCTATCGTTGACCGTGAAAATATATGTTTACGAATCCGCAGGACTTACAAAGTTTATGGAAAGAAGAAAGGTTGGGGACCTACTAAGAATCCACAATCAGAACGAGATGTGCCATTTGATAGTGAGTGGCTGAAAGCATACGACGAGTACATGAAAGTTGGATATATAGACAATCCAGATAAAAGATTATTTACCAAATTGACCGGGACTGGCGAAAATAAAATTTTAAAGAAAAAGACACGTCAAACATTTAATGTACACGGCTTACGTCATACTTACGTTAGCTGGTTGATCTATCATGACGTGGACGTTGTAACCATTGCCAAGTTAGTAGGACACAAGGATGCAACCGAAACATTGAAAACATATTCGCACCTATTCAAGGCTAAACAAGAAGAATCATTCGACAAAGTCAGAAATTTAATGGAAAAATTTGGGGCGAATTTGGGGCAAGAAAGTTAAAAACCCTTGTGTATCAAGGGTTTTCGTTGTATTTCTATCTCCCCTGCAGGAATCGAACCTGCAACTAATTCTTAGGAGGAATTTGTTATATCCATTTAACTAAGGGAAGCTACTCTTCTATTTTAACTCATAAAATAGAAGATTGCAAGGTCGGGCTAGTCCTTACTTGATATTCGATATTTTTCCATTTTCTTTTTAAAGAGTTCGGCATTGCTTGGAGCGGTATAGGAAATGGCATTGGCTCCTGCTTCGATAACACGACGGATGGATTCTTCAGTTGGACCGCCTGTCGCAATGATAGGAAAATCTGGAAGAACTTCACGTATTTTTTTCACTACCTCAGGAGTTTCTAGTCCACAGGAAACGTTTAAAATATCTACGCCGGCCTCAATTCGTGATAACAAGTCTGCCTTCTCTGAAACGACTGTGTAGATAATGGGAATATCAGCCATCTTGTTAATTTGCTCAATCGTTTTCACGTTAGTAGGACCATTGACCACAACAGCGTAAGCTCCTTCGGACTCAGAAAGCAAACTCATATTGGCCGACCGCATTCCTGTCGTTAGTCCACCACCAACACCAGCTAAAACCGGGACAGAGGCAACCATCATAATACTTTTAAGGATGGCTGGACTAGGAGTAAATGGATAAACTGCTAAAACGGCATCTGCATTATGATTGGCAATAATCGCCACATCCGTTGTAAATAAAACCGAGCGGATCCGACGACCATAAATGCGAATGCCGCTGCATTCCTTAATAATGTCAGGTACTTGCACAATATCCTGGCGTAAATCAGACAAAACAGACGGAATAACTTGTTTGCTCATACTAGACCTCCTCTGTATATATAGTAACAGTATAACATATTTTTATGTAGGGAGATATAGTAAACATCTATTCTTGATTGTCCTTTATATAGTCGAGTGAAGAGCTTTCAGACAAGGAACTGAGGTGCAGGCAGCTAGAACAGCCTAGAGGGGGTTCTAGGTTGGAAATAAGACTTGCGAAGCAAGTCACTTTAGTAGAGTACAGCAAAGCGAAAGTGACGATGTATCAAAGCTCTTCAAATGACTATACATACAGACAGGTCAGATAGGAAGCTAGCTCTATAAACAAAAAAAGAAGCAACTTTTGCTGCTTCCTCCCATCTTAGCGACGGATTTCTTTGATACGCGCTGCTTTACCTTGCAATGCACGTAGGTAGTACAATTTAGCACGACGTACTTTACCGTAACGTACTACTTCAATCTTATCAACACGTGGAGTGTGGATTGGGAATGTACGCTCAACACCTACACCACCAGAGATTTTACGTACAGTGTACATTTCTGAGATGCCTTGGCCTTTACGAGAGATAACAACACCCTCGAAAATCTGGATACGTTCGCGGTTACCTTCGACAACCTTAGCGTGAACACGTACAGTGTCACCAGGACGGAATGAAGGGATGTCAGTACGAAGTTGACCTTCTGTCAAACTTTGGATCAATGGATTCATTTTATTCTCCTATCTTTGTCAATCATAGGTGCTTTTAAACCCAGCGGATAAACTGTATTTTTGTGCGTCCATTACACACAAAATAAATTATACTAAAATCCTCTTCTCTTGTAAAGAAAAATACTTAAAATATTTAAAAAACAAGCGAAAAATCGCCTGTTTTACCATCTTATTTAGCTGCTTTATAAAGCTCGTCAACTTTGTTCCACTCCTCAGCTACAAGGGCCTTGCTCCTTGTAGCACGGAAAGCCCGATTAGCTTTCCTAGAGGACTGACTAGTTTTTTCTCGGAAAAAGATCGTTTCCTCGAAAAAACGTCGCAGTAAGCTAGTAGATTAGTTGCTGAGAGCCTCTTTATACAGCTCATCTACCTTATTCCAGTTAATCACTTCAAAGAAAGCTTTGATGTAGTTTGGACGGACGTTACGGTAGTTGAGGTAGTATGCGTGCTCCCAAACGTCTAGTGCCAAGATTGGTTTCAAACCTTGCATAATCGGTGTGTCTTGGTTAGCAGTTGAGATAACTTCCAACTTGCCATCTTTATTGACTACTAAGAAAGCCCAACCTGAACCGAAGCGAGTTGTTGCTGCTGTAGTGAATGCTTCTTGGAAGGCTGCAAATGAACCAAAAGTCGCATCAATATCGGCTGCCAATTCTGCTGAAATTTCTGTTTTTTCTGGTGAAAGCAATTCCCAGAAAAGTGCGTGGTTAAGGTGACCGCCACCGTTGTTGATAAGTGCTTGACGGATGTCAGCTGGAATTTGCTCCACATCTGACAAGAGTGCTACCAAGTCTTCGCCGATTTCTGGGTGTTTTTCAAGGGCAGCATTGGCATTTGCAACATAAGTTGCATGGTGCTTGTCATGGTGCAGGGTCATTGTTTCTGCATCAATATGTGGTTCCAAGGCATCGTATGCGTATGGTAAATCTGGTAAAATAATTGCCATTTTTTGTACTCCTATACTAATTGATAGTCCTATTGTACTCCATAATGAGAGCCTTTTCAACTTTTTTGTCTGACTATAGACTTGAAATTTTTAGTAACGCTAGGTCAAAGAGGTAATCTTTCTCAAACACACCTGTTTTAATTTGGTAGTCTGTTTCAATCAACAATTTGACCACCTTTTTCAGAAATCCAAGAGATAAGTAGCGCGAATCCCGAAGTGCAAATTTGATTTGATAGGGATTGACCTTTCGCCCCATGATTTCTGACAATTCTGCTACCATTTGTGGCTCACTCTTGCCTTGTTCTCGAAGAAGTTGAACCTGTAAATAAGTACGGAATTGGGTCAGCATAATGGCGATCAACTTGATTTCATCCTCCCCCTGTAAGCGTAAGTCACGAACAAGTTGACGGGCCTCGTCGATGTTCGATTGGAGAACCATTTGGGTCAAGTCAAAAATATTGTCCTGCAGCGTCTTGGGAATAGCGGCATCAATATCTGCCATCCTAATCAGATTTTGTCCCTTGTAAGACTGTAAAAAGGCTAGGTTTTTACTAATTTCTGCAAAATCAAAATTAGATTTGACCAATAAGTATTGAAAAACATCGGACGCCATCTGCAAGCCTAGTTGATTGGCCTCTTTTTGAAAATGGTTCTTTAAATCCATTTCTTTCAAAGGACTGGCTTCTAAAACAAGACCATCTCGTTTGAGGAGTTTGACCAGGCGACGCTTGCTGTCCAACTTACCTGGGGCTAGGATTATCAAACGGGTTGTTTCGACAGGATTTTCCAAATAAGCCTCAAACTGCTTGAGCTCGTCATCCGTCAAATACCGCTTTTTATCCGTCGTCAAATCGGCAAAATAGTCTAATATAACTACTTTTTCATCTGAAAAAAATGGCAAAGATACCAAATCCAAATCGACCTGACTGTAGTCAGCCTCAGACATATCAAAATAGGCAAAACCCAAATCTGCGGGATCAAAATCCACCTGCCTTAAAAGTAAGTCCTTGGCAATCTGATATTGTCCAACATCCTCACCGCATAAGACTGTCAGGGACCCTAAATGTTCTTTTCTTAACTTCTCAATCTGTCCAATAATTGTCATATCATCCTCTACTTCTCTCTCCATTTTACCATAAAAAGACACCCAGTAGGTCACTGGGTGCTGGCTAACCAAGTTTTTTAGCAGTAGGTGGAATCATCAGCTTCCTGTCTTGCTGACTTGTAAATGGGACAAGGGGAGGACGAGATCTTTCCATA
The nucleotide sequence above comes from Streptococcus sp. 29887. Encoded proteins:
- a CDS encoding chloride channel protein: MTSKGKQILQLLLFSVLMGLLAGLVTTLFGKILLEVGDLRSEYFTFLIPFLPLAGVVIVFIYQKWGREVQAGMGLVFKAGQGEKVQISPVLVPLIICTTWLGHLFGASVGREGVAVQLGASLSHWLRKQGFTGLSKDIVTKMGMAAGFAGLFQTPLAASFFAIEVLIVGQYAWRNLVYCLIAAFTASTTSHLLGLEKFTHTISVPTFQFTDSFKWIFIALCFGVIGNLFAWLLEQAKRYSSRWLPNPYIKIAILGVGLSVILFFFHQGRYAGLGTNLIDASLVGEHVFAYDWLLKLLLTCLCLAAGFQGGEVTPLFAIGASSGALLAGLLGLPVELVAALGYCAVFGSATNTLLTPILISYEVFGWNIIPYAIPVLALAYLVNRKQTIYGQQIRKF
- a CDS encoding IS110 family transposase, which gives rise to MRAVFGIDVSKASSEVAILVNSEKVHGYTMSNDAIGFARLLGDLKTVHKPEIIFEATGVYSRRLQAFLDEHGYAYTRLNPLEAKKQLDSLRVRKTDQIDAEKLAQSQFVLNRKPTYVQEEVYQNLRDLSRFYQNLTEDIVRAKNRLHKVLQVTFPELETILSTPSGEQYWNLVIAFPCKDFVLELSKDELSESIRQSTSKRISDKRVAYLAEKLIALANQSYCAVKKTSPILEEVRYYAKELLRLSEQRQTVLDQMVELAQPLPEYDILLSIPGIAETTATSIIGELGDIRRFQSANQINAFIGIDLRHYESGNFLAKEHITKRGNPYARKILFKCIHNIASASHTNPCHIADFYEKRKRQSQTTSTKPHTIASIHRLIRTMYYLITHNKLYDYTLTQNQ
- a CDS encoding tyrosine-type recombinase/integrase — its product is MAYFRKRDNGWEYRISYKAPDGSYKQKSKSGYRTKAEAVQAASQAEIELSNGIVEDKNITLAEYFEKWMEIHKKPHVGPETFGKYEYTLKLITIYFHETKLSKINATSYQNIINELAKCYVKESVKRFNSHIRASIKVAIHQGILKKDFTEIVKIFSDVESKKEEDKYIELDEYEQLITDYRKTIKYQSHFFLYTIGKTGLRFSEAAGITEPIVDRENICLRIRRTYKVYGKKKGWGPTKNPQSERDVPFDSEWLKAYDEYMKVGYIDNPDKRLFTKLTGTGENKILKKKTRQTFNVHGLRHTYVSWLIYHDVDVVTIAKLVGHKDATETLKTYSHLFKAKQEESFDKVRNLMEKFGANLGQES
- a CDS encoding hydrolase, encoding MSKQVIPSVLSDLRQDIVQVPDIIKECSGIRIYGRRIRSVLFTTDVAIIANHNADAVLAVYPFTPSPAILKSIMMVASVPVLAGVGGGLTTGMRSANMSLLSESEGAYAVVVNGPTNVKTIEQINKMADIPIIYTVVSEKADLLSRIEAGVDILNVSCGLETPEVVKKIREVLPDFPIIATGGPTEESIRRVIEAGANAISYTAPSNAELFKKKMEKYRISSKD
- the rplS gene encoding 50S ribosomal protein L19, giving the protein MNPLIQSLTEGQLRTDIPSFRPGDTVRVHAKVVEGNRERIQIFEGVVISRKGQGISEMYTVRKISGGVGVERTFPIHTPRVDKIEVVRYGKVRRAKLYYLRALQGKAARIKEIRR
- the sodA gene encoding superoxide dismutase is translated as MAIILPDLPYAYDALEPHIDAETMTLHHDKHHATYVANANAALEKHPEIGEDLVALLSDVEQIPADIRQALINNGGGHLNHALFWELLSPEKTEISAELAADIDATFGSFAAFQEAFTTAATTRFGSGWAFLVVNKDGKLEVISTANQDTPIMQGLKPILALDVWEHAYYLNYRNVRPNYIKAFFEVINWNKVDELYKEALSN